In Vitis vinifera cultivar Pinot Noir 40024 chromosome 4, ASM3070453v1, the genomic window atttttatttttttttatttttttttatttttttttatttttatttttttgcgcGTACTTCGATCAATAGTGAATGATATCCCATGAAATACATAGCtaaatgaataaactctcccCATGTACtgatgtaacatgaatcctcactaacaagacaacctctcaaataAGATCTCTGGACCACTGCCCATAAGGCGAACGGGGGAGGAACGTGACAATCCTCCATGCAGTGACGtgtgaaaaaccaccactcaaTGATGAAATACGGATAATGTCGAGTAAgcaatgatgaaagaaaaagcaGAGAACGAATATCACAAGTGGTGATACGTGACATcgaaaaatagtgatgaaatgatgtccaagtcgaaaatatcacaatgaagagtGAAGAATGAGGCTCGAATATGTATGTCAGGTCTGAAACTCATGACGTATCCAAACGTAGCATGCAAGCACTACAGGGTCCCCAACCCagtgtaataggtaaatgaggtgatgaaagaaaaggctatgtgctcgtgtgaggctcaaagggctagcaacgggtaactctatatgtgagggtgataaagtaaataggctcatgaaataatggccacccatcctttgaccaaaGCCTCGAACATCGTGCTTTCGAGATCTCACATGGCCAATACTAAAGACTGGCATCCGTCCAACAAGGTCATGGCGACTCCTCTGAAATCGTGTGAAAACCCTCACTGATGCTCTGTGATAACCGTCAATGTCCTCTGAAAATCAACTCACTCTATCATCATAATCCAACTCTTCATCATCCCATAAAAATCATCATCTCTAATCATCCCGACTCTCCGAAGTCATGTGTAATGACTCAAATCTGGATGCTCCATGACGATCCATCTGCCTCAATAACATCATCAAGCAGTCAAGCCACTCTCTCATCACGATCCATCTATCATCATGCAAAGCTCACCTCGGGTCTAACCATCTCGGACTCTACCTGGTCAGATCCATgaaatgatggaaatgataGACAATGGTACTGTAATATGCTAAGGTGAACAATGGATGGTAAAGTCGTACGGTAGTACCAAAGGGTGGTGTCATGTCAGGCTCAAAATGGGTAAGTCATCAAGTCCACAGAGTCAACGTGTGGATATGGGTATGGTACTGCTCTAATCAGAAGGTGAGATGAGTCACAGTCTCGAACTCCCTAGGTCGATCTCCTGATCCTAGGTCaatagactcaatatcctccatgataggtcaggccAAAGTGATCGTGATGTAAGTGAAAATGTATCACATCGAAAGCATAACACGCATCAATCACAAGATATGTAAAGCACACTTACGAGAAAAATGCCACAATACTcagataaaatatcatatcactAAATGAACCAACGAGTACATCATGTGTGAAATGATAAAGTACTACAAACAACTGGACTCTCAAcatgaaactaaaaacaatgaCCCTAAACCGAAAACAGgactcaacaaaacaaaaacaactctGACGAACTGAAAACTGGactcaacaaaatggaaaatgactttgATGATGACCATAATCAGGATGAAAATGTGCTCTGAAGTGAACTGCTGCATAGTGGTGTATCCATGTCGACTGAACCAAGTCCTCAACCTGGAAGATCCCAAAATACCATATGCCAACAGTATCCTCAATATCCAAATCAATCTACTGAAGACCAGGAGGAGGAGGAACCGCATGTGTAGAATGTGTAGGCAGGAGAttggtggtcacacttggccTAGCCAAGTCAACCACccctgaatcaatcaaatccTGTATCGCATGATGGAGTGCTGAACAACGCTCAGTATCATGCCCCTGCATCTGATGATATAAGCAATGCTCATGGGAGCGAAAATGTGGAGGAATAGGATGTGGCAAAGGGCGTGGCGCCAAAGGAACAATCACTCCAGCGTCTCtgagcttctcaaaagctctagtcaaagtcatgccCAACGGAGTGAACTGTCTCGCGGGCCTCTGTGCATATGGCCTAGGTAGCGGGTGAGTAGTGGCTCTCTGATGTGGTGGTCGTGGCTGCGTGCTGGTCTGAGCAATATAAGGCTCCTGAGCATAATCCGGCTGATACTGATATTGCGGATGAAGGAAATGAGCTCTGACTGAAGGAGGCCTGTAAAGTGAGCGATGTGCAGGCCTCCGATGCTGATAGCTAATAGCACCAACCTCTCCAGATCTACTGAATGGTCCAATCAGCTTCTTCCCCTTACTGTCAGGGGAAGGAGTAGTATCTGTCCATAATCCTCGAGCAATGGCCTCCTCAACACTGAAAGCTGCCTGAACCAAACTCCTGAGATCCTGAAATGGGATGCCCACAAAACGTCTCGCGAACCTCGGCTGTAGGTTCCgaagaaccatatcaatctgATCTTGCTCCTTAGGCCGGTCTACCATACCAGCCACCTTTGCCCTCCAACGAGTGACAAATGAAGAAATAGACTCCTCTGGCCTCTGTCTAGTGGCCTCCAACTCTCGTCTGGATACATCAATATCAGCGCTGAAAGCGAACTGAGTCAGGAACTCATGTGCCACATCTCCCCAGGTGCGGAGTCTCGACGGCTCAACTGAAGCAAACCACCTCTGAGCTGCCCCACTAAGTGACATGGGAAAAAGGGCCACCAGCTGTGCATCATCTATCCCATGCGCCCTCATGACAGTGCTGTA contains:
- the LOC132253666 gene encoding uncharacterized protein LOC132253666; this translates as MGIIEKSDYDRICMVFPVCEVAMRLCGIFGTRSQFRSQLSLESHSWRRVGGRLIRSDSYPSSDSSVEMSDELASTLASIQEFMAGVSRRLDQIESSRQDPHLVGMATDETFPHVPQAAQTRPPGVSLGTPFHLADHYETIPPPTVAVPPPMVPTIEDTRLVEQEAKVERLESMMRQIRLQDGGLTWDDRDGIPAASLPAKFRMPDIERYSGIGCPKIHLRLYSTVMRAHGIDDAQLVALFPMSLSGAAQRWFASVEPSRLRTWGDVAHEFLTQFAFSADIDVSRRELEATRQRPEESISSFVTRWRAKVAGMVDRPKEQDQIDMVLRNLQPRFARRFVGIPFQDLRSLVQAAFSVEEAIARGLWTDTTPSPDSKGKKLIGPFSRSGEVGAISYQHRRPAHRSLYRPPSVRAHFLHPQYQYQPDYAQEPYIAQTSTQPRPPHQRATTHPLPRPYAQRPARQFTPLGMTLTRAFEKLRDAGVIVPLAPRPLPHPIPPHFRSHEHCLYHQMQGHDTERCSALHHAIQDLIDSGVVDLARPSVTTNLLPTHSTHAVPPPPGLQ